The following proteins are encoded in a genomic region of Oryctolagus cuniculus chromosome 6, mOryCun1.1, whole genome shotgun sequence:
- the LOC108176466 gene encoding palladin-like isoform X1: protein MSGIKKITRVSLTINSPVNENSNIRSSFSTLVQPLCIDHQKMQSPCSSVSGSTCVAAPVFTKHLQDISTIRGQFVVFECRIQATTTAQVHWYRDKEQIANSDDFRILRTKGCLSSIPEEVCTLIITEAFPEDSGEFKCIAENEVGTAISTAKLFVSPEGEEVEKSKISPTLPMSKASSKLASFPWNNDSYNNNPDNPATNLLPVIPEPASHNEQETQDPKRDFCTISGNSSEPQPQW, encoded by the exons ATGTCAGG AATAAAGAAGATCACTAGAGTTTCTCTGACCATCAATTCCCCAGTTAATGAAAACTCCAACATCAGATCAAGCTTTTCTACATTAGTTCAACCATTGTGTATTGACCACCAGAAG ATGCAGAGTCCCTGCAGTAGTGTGTCAGGATCTACCTGTGTTGCAGCCCCTGTGTTCACCAAG cATCTTCAAGACATCTCTACAATCAGAGGTCAGTTTGTCGTCTTTGAATGCCGAATCCAGGCCACAACCACAGCTCAAGTTCACTGgtacagagacaaagagcagaTAGCCAATTCAGATGACTTCCGGATTCTAAGGACAA AAGGATGTTTATCATCTATTCCTG AGGAGGTCTGCACCTTGATTATCACAGAAGCATTTCCTGAAGACTCTGGGGAGTTCAAGTGCATTGCAGAAAATGAGGTGGGGACTGCAATCTCTACAGCAAAACTCTTTGTTTCCCCAG AAGGAGAAGAGGTAGAGAAATCAAAGATTTCTCCAACGCTACCCATGAGCAAAGCTTCTTCAAAACTGGCCTCTTTTCCCTGGAACAATGACAGCTACAACAACAATCCAGACAATCCCGCCACAAATCTTTTGCCAGTGATTCCTGAACCAGCCAGTCACAATGAACAGGAGACCCAAGATCCAAAAAGGGATTTCTGTACCATCAGTGGAAATTCCTCTGAGCCGCAACCACAGTGGTAA
- the LOC108176466 gene encoding palladin-like isoform X2, with protein sequence MSGIKKITRVSLTINSPVNENSNIRSSFSTLVQPLCIDHQKHLQDISTIRGQFVVFECRIQATTTAQVHWYRDKEQIANSDDFRILRTKGCLSSIPEEVCTLIITEAFPEDSGEFKCIAENEVGTAISTAKLFVSPEGEEVEKSKISPTLPMSKASSKLASFPWNNDSYNNNPDNPATNLLPVIPEPASHNEQETQDPKRDFCTISGNSSEPQPQW encoded by the exons ATGTCAGG AATAAAGAAGATCACTAGAGTTTCTCTGACCATCAATTCCCCAGTTAATGAAAACTCCAACATCAGATCAAGCTTTTCTACATTAGTTCAACCATTGTGTATTGACCACCAGAAG cATCTTCAAGACATCTCTACAATCAGAGGTCAGTTTGTCGTCTTTGAATGCCGAATCCAGGCCACAACCACAGCTCAAGTTCACTGgtacagagacaaagagcagaTAGCCAATTCAGATGACTTCCGGATTCTAAGGACAA AAGGATGTTTATCATCTATTCCTG AGGAGGTCTGCACCTTGATTATCACAGAAGCATTTCCTGAAGACTCTGGGGAGTTCAAGTGCATTGCAGAAAATGAGGTGGGGACTGCAATCTCTACAGCAAAACTCTTTGTTTCCCCAG AAGGAGAAGAGGTAGAGAAATCAAAGATTTCTCCAACGCTACCCATGAGCAAAGCTTCTTCAAAACTGGCCTCTTTTCCCTGGAACAATGACAGCTACAACAACAATCCAGACAATCCCGCCACAAATCTTTTGCCAGTGATTCCTGAACCAGCCAGTCACAATGAACAGGAGACCCAAGATCCAAAAAGGGATTTCTGTACCATCAGTGGAAATTCCTCTGAGCCGCAACCACAGTGGTAA